One genomic segment of Amycolatopsis sp. Hca4 includes these proteins:
- a CDS encoding non-ribosomal peptide synthetase: MTPSANPAPVPFGRAETMHGLFEWCASRWPERTALHHRGRDTSYRELAELADACAAELQDRGVGRGSIVPVLLPRSPELFATLLAVLKCGAAYAALDLRWPTARLAELIEHLGGPVVAAERGSSWPSVWSPPSHPVAGARPAAVDVGADDACAVFFTSGTTGTPKGVVTAHRGNVRLFDDWLFTPLDSGAVMPQALAATWDAFGLDSWGVLFNGGTLVLLEDTLELATKLRDLVAIHGVTTIFPPTAVFHSMVDNDLDAFAGLRAVGTGGEKLSARHAARFLEAYPDIPLYNMYGPVESSVAATCHRVRVTDHPEVPLGVPFPNTQAYVLDGDRLCETGESGEICLGGRGLALGYFRDEELTARKFVTVSLPSGPERVYRTGDLGRWTADGLLHFEGRADRQVKIRGHRIELDDVEQNAGRVPGVGACAVVPVTGADGAYEDLCLFYTGTPGEDELRARLAERLPGYLVPALVRRLDRLPVLEDRKLDRRALAELAVRLRAAAAPAGDSPLSETEAAVAGILREIIGVPSIAADVSFFRQGGNSLSAAQLCSRISRDLGVKLRISQVFEAPTVRGVAGLIAAAS, encoded by the coding sequence ATGACCCCGTCCGCCAACCCCGCACCCGTCCCCTTCGGGCGCGCGGAGACCATGCACGGCCTGTTCGAGTGGTGTGCTTCGCGGTGGCCCGAGCGCACCGCACTGCACCACCGGGGCCGCGACACCAGCTACCGCGAGCTGGCGGAACTCGCCGACGCCTGCGCGGCCGAACTGCAGGACCGCGGCGTCGGACGCGGCTCGATCGTGCCGGTGCTGCTGCCCCGCTCCCCCGAGCTGTTCGCGACGCTGCTGGCCGTGCTCAAGTGCGGCGCCGCCTACGCCGCCCTCGACCTGCGGTGGCCCACCGCCCGGCTGGCCGAGCTGATCGAGCACCTCGGCGGGCCCGTGGTGGCCGCCGAGCGCGGGAGCTCGTGGCCGTCGGTGTGGTCGCCGCCGTCGCACCCGGTCGCGGGCGCCCGGCCGGCCGCGGTCGACGTCGGCGCCGACGACGCCTGCGCGGTGTTCTTCACCTCCGGGACCACCGGGACGCCGAAGGGCGTGGTCACCGCGCACCGCGGCAACGTCCGGCTCTTCGACGACTGGCTGTTCACCCCGCTGGACTCCGGCGCGGTGATGCCGCAGGCGCTCGCGGCGACGTGGGACGCCTTCGGCCTCGACTCCTGGGGCGTGCTGTTCAACGGCGGCACCCTGGTCCTGCTCGAAGACACCCTGGAGCTGGCGACGAAACTGCGTGACCTGGTCGCCATCCACGGCGTCACCACGATCTTCCCGCCCACCGCGGTGTTCCACAGCATGGTCGACAACGACCTCGACGCCTTCGCGGGCCTGCGGGCGGTGGGCACCGGCGGCGAGAAGCTCTCGGCCCGGCACGCCGCCCGGTTCCTCGAGGCGTACCCGGACATCCCGCTCTACAACATGTACGGCCCGGTCGAGTCGAGCGTCGCGGCCACCTGCCACCGCGTGCGGGTCACCGACCACCCCGAGGTGCCGCTCGGCGTGCCGTTCCCCAACACCCAGGCCTACGTCCTCGACGGCGACCGGCTGTGCGAGACCGGCGAGAGCGGCGAAATCTGCCTGGGCGGGCGCGGTCTGGCGCTGGGGTACTTCCGGGACGAGGAGCTCACCGCGCGGAAGTTCGTCACGGTTTCCCTGCCGTCCGGGCCGGAACGCGTGTACCGCACCGGCGACCTCGGCCGCTGGACCGCCGACGGCCTGCTGCACTTCGAAGGCCGGGCGGACCGCCAGGTCAAGATCCGCGGGCACCGCATCGAACTGGACGACGTCGAGCAGAACGCCGGCCGTGTCCCGGGGGTCGGGGCGTGCGCGGTGGTGCCGGTGACCGGCGCCGACGGCGCGTACGAGGACCTCTGCCTGTTCTACACCGGAACGCCCGGCGAGGACGAGCTGCGTGCCCGGCTGGCCGAGCGGCTGCCGGGCTACCTGGTGCCCGCGCTCGTGCGGCGGCTGGACCGGCTGCCCGTGCTGGAGGACCGGAAGCTCGACCGCCGGGCGCTGGCCGAACTGGCCGTCCGCCTGCGGGCGGCGGCCGCACCAGCCGGGGACTCGCCGCTTTCGGAGACCGAAGCCGCCGTGGCGGGCATCCTGCGGGAGATCATCGGCGTGCCGTCGATCGCCGCCGACGTCTCGTTCTTCCGGCAGGGCGGCAACTCGCTGTCCGCCGCCCAGCTGTGCTCGCGGATCAGCCGCGACCTCGGGGTCAAGCTGCGGATCTCCCAGGTGTTCGAGGCACCGACCGTGCGCGGGGTGGCCGGGCTGATCGCGGCGGCGTCATGA
- a CDS encoding cytochrome P450 produces MTTQMRVLWTLGELGDPLALLLRGPEDPYPLYERIRAKGPLHRSELGAWTTVDHATATKVLRDRRFGVLKSDGTPISPVITTFDNSMLGADGADHARLRKLATPFLSPKAIAGFRDRLTAICHELLDRVDTSREFDLMTSFADLIPVTVVAAIFDIPEPFLSRYLEHGPKFGTIFDEITSVEHITEVQRSLDELDALFTELMELRLAHPGDDAVSKLLTARAEDRLSTHELVSLCQLLTLAGAESTVNLIGVGVKTMLERRDQWEKLVANPDLAPQAAQESLRFEAPVQQSSRVSTEDVLVGDTVIPADTAVVVLTAGCNRDPSVWSRPDVFDLTRPTTPDNLSFSGGSHYCLGAPLARLEADVAFRVLATRLPDLHQTGPADRRRSAIIRGLRHLPVTNG; encoded by the coding sequence ATGACCACCCAGATGCGGGTGCTGTGGACCCTCGGCGAACTCGGTGACCCCCTCGCGCTGCTGCTGCGCGGCCCGGAGGACCCCTACCCGCTCTACGAACGGATCCGCGCGAAGGGCCCGCTGCACCGCAGCGAGCTCGGCGCGTGGACGACGGTCGACCACGCGACGGCCACGAAGGTGCTGCGGGACCGCCGGTTCGGCGTCCTCAAGTCCGACGGCACCCCGATCAGCCCGGTGATCACGACGTTCGACAACTCGATGCTCGGCGCCGACGGCGCCGACCACGCCCGGCTGCGGAAACTGGCCACGCCGTTCCTGAGCCCCAAGGCGATCGCCGGGTTCCGGGACCGGCTCACCGCGATCTGCCACGAGCTGCTGGACCGGGTCGACACGAGTCGCGAGTTCGACCTGATGACGTCGTTCGCCGACCTCATCCCGGTGACGGTGGTCGCGGCCATCTTCGACATCCCCGAGCCGTTCCTGAGCCGGTACCTCGAGCACGGGCCGAAGTTCGGCACGATCTTCGACGAGATCACGTCGGTGGAGCACATCACGGAGGTCCAGCGGTCGCTCGACGAGCTCGACGCGCTGTTCACCGAGCTGATGGAGCTGCGCCTGGCCCACCCGGGCGACGACGCGGTCAGCAAGCTGCTCACCGCCCGCGCGGAGGACCGGCTGTCGACGCACGAGCTGGTGTCGCTGTGCCAGCTGCTCACCCTGGCCGGCGCGGAGTCGACGGTGAACCTGATCGGCGTCGGGGTCAAGACCATGCTGGAACGGCGTGACCAGTGGGAGAAGCTGGTCGCGAACCCGGACCTGGCGCCCCAGGCGGCGCAGGAGTCACTGCGGTTCGAGGCGCCGGTCCAGCAGTCCAGCCGGGTGTCCACAGAGGACGTGCTGGTCGGTGACACGGTGATCCCCGCGGACACGGCGGTGGTCGTCCTGACGGCGGGCTGCAACCGCGACCCGTCCGTGTGGTCCCGCCCCGACGTCTTCGACCTCACCCGACCGACCACCCCGGACAACCTCTCGTTCTCGGGCGGTTCGCACTACTGCCTCGGCGCACCCCTGGCCCGCCTGGAGGCGGACGTGGCGTTCCGCGTCCTGGCCACCCGCCTGCCGGACCTCCACCAGACGGGCCCGGCCGACCGCCGCCGCTCGGCGATCATCCGCGGCCTCCGCCACCTACCGGTGACCAACGGCTGA
- a CDS encoding beta-glucosidase, translating into MRNDLLRARPRAAAVVLAGVLLTSALAASAAAADPAAKFSPRVRSLVGELTLDEKLSLVHGGNDPNSVGEAGYVPGVPRLGIPSLRLTDGSAGVRVDKPSVVMPAPVSLASSFDESLATRYGAGVGREARALGTDVLLSPMVNTIRIPYGGRNFETFSEDPLLTSRLAGAEVRGIAGQGTIPVVKHLAGNNQENDRQTINVVQDDQTLHEVELPGFEAAVKAGAGAVMCSYNNLNGPSACANPDLLTGILREQLAFQGWVMSDWRMSLTPDSLPKGLDQEMPDGTYFGDQLKAALTAGTIPQSALDTAVGRILSQLDRFHLLDNPARPSRDLAGLTATAQDVAQAGAVLLRNEKSALPLSTARSGKVAVIGYNAKTPKLNGGGSSHVLPSATPASPVDLIKQRAGSTTTYTAGYDPVGEAVPAGALSPAFTQGGGLPAGAEGVFYNGTVTAPSEGDYSIQLQSTGGGGFFQVDGTASGLFGDSIAGGYTGITVHLTSGPHSLLLYGFADFVNPLKVNLHWITPAAAQADIDQAVAAAKAATTPIVFAYDDSSEGLDRPDLSLPGYQDELIDAVAAANPRTVVVLNTGSAVKMPWLAKTAAVLEMWYPGQKGAEATTALLYGDVSPQGKLTQTFPVDEAHTLVSGSAGLYPGQDGQVKYTEGVDIGYRWYADKKMTPLFPFGFGLSYTTFAYSGLTVANASDGGLDVKVTVRNTGTRTGTEVAQVFVGPSPQVTAPQPPTALGGYAKVTLTAGAYRTLTIHVDPRQLSYWDVTAKAWKRGGGTRAVQVGPSSASLPLSTRVAVR; encoded by the coding sequence ATGCGTAATGATCTTCTACGAGCGCGCCCGCGCGCGGCGGCGGTCGTCCTCGCCGGCGTGCTGCTGACGTCCGCTTTGGCGGCTTCCGCCGCCGCGGCCGACCCGGCCGCGAAGTTCTCGCCGCGGGTGCGGAGCCTCGTCGGCGAGCTGACGCTCGACGAGAAGCTTTCCCTGGTGCACGGCGGAAACGACCCGAACAGCGTCGGTGAAGCCGGGTACGTGCCCGGTGTGCCGCGGCTCGGCATCCCGTCGCTGCGGCTGACCGACGGCTCCGCCGGGGTGCGCGTCGACAAGCCTTCGGTCGTCATGCCGGCGCCGGTTTCGCTCGCGTCCAGTTTCGACGAATCCCTCGCCACCCGGTACGGCGCCGGCGTCGGCCGGGAAGCCCGCGCGCTGGGCACCGACGTCCTGCTTTCCCCGATGGTCAACACCATCCGGATCCCCTACGGCGGCCGCAACTTCGAAACCTTCAGCGAGGACCCGCTGCTGACGTCCCGGCTGGCCGGTGCCGAGGTGCGGGGCATCGCCGGGCAGGGCACCATCCCGGTCGTCAAGCACCTCGCCGGGAACAACCAGGAGAACGACCGGCAGACGATCAACGTCGTGCAGGACGACCAGACCCTGCACGAGGTCGAGCTGCCCGGCTTCGAGGCCGCCGTCAAGGCCGGTGCGGGCGCGGTGATGTGCTCGTACAACAACCTCAACGGGCCGTCCGCCTGCGCGAACCCCGACCTGCTGACCGGGATCCTGCGCGAGCAGCTGGCCTTCCAGGGCTGGGTGATGTCGGACTGGCGGATGTCGCTGACCCCGGACAGCCTGCCCAAGGGCCTCGACCAGGAAATGCCGGACGGCACGTACTTCGGTGACCAGCTCAAGGCGGCGCTCACCGCGGGCACCATCCCGCAGTCCGCTTTGGACACCGCGGTCGGGCGCATCCTGAGCCAGCTGGACCGCTTCCACCTGCTCGACAACCCCGCCCGGCCGTCCCGCGACCTCGCCGGGCTGACGGCGACCGCGCAGGACGTCGCCCAGGCCGGTGCGGTGTTGCTGCGCAACGAAAAGTCGGCGCTGCCGCTGAGCACCGCGCGTTCCGGCAAGGTCGCGGTGATCGGCTACAACGCGAAGACGCCGAAGCTCAACGGTGGCGGCAGCTCCCACGTGCTCCCGTCCGCCACGCCCGCCTCGCCGGTCGACCTGATCAAGCAGCGCGCGGGCAGCACCACGACCTACACCGCGGGCTACGACCCGGTGGGCGAGGCCGTGCCGGCCGGCGCGCTGTCCCCGGCGTTCACCCAGGGCGGCGGGCTGCCCGCCGGCGCGGAGGGCGTGTTCTACAACGGCACGGTCACCGCGCCGAGCGAGGGCGACTACAGCATCCAGCTGCAGTCGACCGGCGGCGGCGGGTTCTTCCAGGTGGACGGGACGGCGAGCGGGCTGTTCGGCGACTCCATCGCGGGCGGGTACACCGGGATCACCGTGCACCTGACCTCGGGGCCGCACTCGCTGCTGCTGTACGGCTTCGCGGACTTCGTCAACCCGCTGAAGGTCAACCTGCACTGGATCACCCCGGCCGCGGCCCAGGCCGACATCGACCAGGCGGTGGCGGCGGCGAAGGCGGCCACCACGCCGATCGTGTTCGCCTACGACGACAGCTCCGAAGGCCTCGACCGGCCGGACCTCTCGCTGCCCGGCTACCAGGACGAGCTGATCGACGCCGTCGCGGCGGCCAACCCGCGGACGGTTGTGGTGCTGAACACCGGGTCCGCGGTGAAGATGCCGTGGCTGGCCAAGACGGCGGCGGTGCTGGAGATGTGGTACCCCGGCCAGAAGGGCGCCGAGGCGACGACGGCGTTGCTCTACGGCGACGTCAGCCCGCAGGGCAAGCTGACGCAGACGTTCCCGGTGGACGAGGCGCACACGCTGGTCAGCGGCAGCGCCGGGCTGTACCCGGGCCAGGACGGCCAGGTGAAGTACACCGAGGGCGTCGACATCGGCTACCGCTGGTACGCGGACAAGAAGATGACCCCGCTGTTCCCGTTCGGCTTCGGGCTTTCGTACACGACGTTCGCCTACAGCGGCCTCACGGTGGCGAACGCTTCCGACGGCGGCCTCGACGTGAAGGTGACCGTCCGCAACACGGGCACCCGCACGGGCACGGAGGTGGCCCAGGTGTTCGTCGGCCCGAGCCCGCAGGTGACGGCCCCGCAGCCGCCGACGGCCCTGGGCGGCTACGCGAAGGTGACGTTGACGGCGGGCGCGTACCGGACGCTGACGATCCACGTCGACCCCCGCCAGCTGTCCTACTGGGACGTGACGGCGAAGGCGTGGAAGCGCGGCGGCGGCACTCGCGCGGTCCAGGTGGGTCCGTCCTCGGCATCCCTCCCGCTGAGCACCCGGGTCGCCGTGCGCTGA
- a CDS encoding histidine kinase, with the protein MSTIPRRSASAVRRGVAGMARLVVFVLFAAVQVCVLTLPALFWLPEYVAAAGLTVLVAIPACRLLPVLSRKCAPVLYGRPIESPYLPLPSLERTENGWYWNGYDFHKSRWVSLAQRRGRWFFTDPATWRDLCWLVLNPLSGGLLAAVPVALAGFGAFLLVAPLTAPHLPSGAWYFPLPVDSPAGIAATVVAGLALLVLGLVAAPGAVGLHEAWTRWLLAPDERALLSRRVERLFATRAAAIDAQAAELRRIERDLHDGAQARLIAIGISLGTAEMLLDTDLDEVRRQLAGARELSAAALRELRGLVHGIQPPMLADRGLGAALEDLAMDAPVPTDVEVGLIGRPDAALESAVYFAVAELLANAAKHAAAKRVRVRVTHRPGALQVVVADDGKGGADFGRGTGLVGVQRRIAAFDGVVECVSPPGGPTEITIVIPYAE; encoded by the coding sequence ATGTCGACGATTCCCCGGCGCAGCGCCTCGGCCGTCCGGCGGGGTGTCGCCGGAATGGCGCGGCTGGTCGTTTTCGTGCTGTTCGCGGCGGTGCAGGTGTGCGTTCTCACGCTGCCCGCGCTGTTCTGGCTGCCGGAATACGTCGCCGCCGCGGGGCTCACCGTGCTGGTCGCCATTCCGGCGTGCCGGCTGCTGCCGGTGCTTTCCCGCAAATGCGCGCCGGTGCTCTACGGCCGCCCCATCGAATCGCCGTACCTGCCGCTGCCGTCGCTGGAACGCACCGAGAACGGCTGGTACTGGAACGGCTACGACTTCCACAAGTCCCGCTGGGTCTCGCTCGCCCAGCGGCGCGGCCGCTGGTTCTTCACCGACCCGGCCACCTGGCGGGACCTGTGCTGGCTGGTCCTCAACCCGCTCTCGGGCGGCCTCCTCGCCGCCGTCCCGGTCGCGCTCGCCGGGTTCGGGGCGTTCCTGCTGGTCGCCCCGCTGACCGCGCCGCACCTGCCGTCCGGGGCCTGGTACTTCCCGCTGCCGGTGGACAGCCCGGCGGGCATCGCCGCGACGGTCGTCGCCGGGCTGGCCCTGCTGGTGCTGGGGCTGGTGGCCGCGCCCGGCGCGGTCGGCCTGCACGAAGCCTGGACGCGGTGGCTGCTGGCGCCCGACGAGCGGGCGCTGCTGTCCCGGCGGGTGGAGCGGCTGTTCGCCACGCGCGCCGCGGCGATCGACGCGCAGGCCGCCGAGCTGCGGCGGATCGAGCGTGACCTGCACGACGGCGCCCAGGCCCGGCTGATCGCGATCGGCATCTCGCTCGGCACCGCGGAAATGCTGCTCGACACCGACCTCGACGAGGTGCGGCGGCAGCTGGCCGGCGCGCGGGAGCTGTCCGCCGCCGCGCTGCGGGAGCTGCGCGGGCTGGTCCACGGCATCCAGCCGCCGATGCTCGCCGACCGCGGCCTCGGCGCCGCGCTCGAGGACCTCGCGATGGACGCCCCGGTGCCCACGGACGTCGAGGTCGGGCTGATCGGCCGTCCGGACGCCGCCCTGGAGTCGGCCGTCTACTTCGCCGTCGCCGAGCTGCTGGCCAACGCGGCCAAGCACGCGGCGGCCAAGCGCGTGCGGGTGCGCGTCACCCACCGGCCGGGGGCGCTGCAGGTCGTCGTCGCCGACGACGGCAAGGGCGGCGCGGACTTCGGCCGCGGCACCGGGCTGGTCGGTGTCCAGCGCCGGATCGCGGCGTTCGACGGCGTCGTGGAATGCGTCAGCCCGCCCGGCGGACCCACCGAAATCACCATCGTCATTCCGTACGCCGAATAA
- a CDS encoding VC0807 family protein: MNEAGIQRTQADAPSHGEPRNPRLALFASAAFDLIVPLAVYYILRQNGVPLLTAAIIGGIVPVVRTVYVFARYRKIDGLGLFMVTMMVIGTAVSLISGDARFFFAKDGWLTAMFGIWMLITLFFEKPFFLHAGVSIARTKRGGAGAEVWERRWDTEPKMRHGLRLLTVVFGVGMIVDAVVRVVLAYTLPLDDINLVTTVQWIVVLGGLIGFMAYYTRKHDLRA; encoded by the coding sequence ATGAACGAAGCCGGCATCCAACGCACCCAGGCCGACGCGCCGTCGCACGGTGAACCGCGCAACCCGCGGCTGGCGTTGTTCGCCTCCGCCGCGTTCGACCTGATCGTCCCGCTCGCCGTCTACTACATCCTGCGCCAGAACGGCGTTCCGCTGTTGACCGCCGCGATCATCGGTGGCATCGTCCCGGTGGTCCGCACCGTGTACGTCTTCGCCCGCTACCGCAAGATCGACGGGCTCGGCCTCTTCATGGTGACGATGATGGTCATCGGCACCGCGGTTTCGCTGATTTCGGGCGACGCGCGGTTCTTCTTCGCCAAGGACGGCTGGCTCACCGCCATGTTCGGCATCTGGATGCTGATCACGCTGTTCTTCGAGAAGCCGTTCTTCCTGCACGCCGGGGTCAGCATCGCGCGCACCAAGCGCGGCGGCGCCGGCGCCGAGGTGTGGGAGCGCCGCTGGGACACCGAACCGAAGATGCGCCACGGCCTGCGCCTGCTCACCGTCGTGTTCGGCGTCGGCATGATCGTGGACGCCGTCGTGCGCGTGGTGCTCGCCTACACGCTGCCGCTCGACGACATCAACCTGGTGACGACCGTGCAGTGGATCGTGGTCCTCGGCGGGCTCATCGGCTTCATGGCCTACTACACCCGCAAGCACGACCTGCGCGCCTGA
- a CDS encoding macrolide family glycosyltransferase codes for MAHIALLSIPAYGHVMPTLDVAAELVRRGHRVTYATTDQFADLVAPTGARVLRYESSLTPKPRTEDPPADFAAWLPLVLVMESTATIPVFEAAFDGDRPDLILYDRTVYATGRVLAAKWGVPAVELFPSFAYNDHWSLAKFLGEENGFSEEHPARVAFREKIAELTQAHGVPAISPSDFAIGREEFALAFVAKEFQYQGETFDEHFAFVGPCLGDRTFQGGWEPPSDGKPVLLVSLGTAFNDRPDFFKAVVAAFSGSEWHVVLSIGALDPAALGELPPNVETHAQVPQLAVLEHASAFITHSGMGGTMEALYFDTPMVALPQSVEQAAVANRVAELGLGTNLAGREPTPELLRDAVRSTAADGRIRAAVAAMGAKVRAAGGAVRAADELERHLKHVS; via the coding sequence ATGGCACACATCGCGCTGCTGAGCATCCCCGCCTACGGGCACGTGATGCCGACGCTGGACGTGGCCGCCGAGCTGGTCCGCCGCGGGCACCGCGTCACCTACGCCACGACCGACCAGTTCGCGGACCTGGTGGCGCCGACCGGGGCCCGGGTGCTGCGGTACGAGTCGTCGCTGACGCCGAAGCCGCGCACCGAGGACCCGCCCGCCGACTTCGCCGCCTGGCTGCCGCTGGTGCTGGTCATGGAGAGCACGGCGACCATCCCGGTGTTCGAGGCGGCCTTCGACGGCGACCGGCCGGACCTGATCCTCTACGACCGCACGGTGTACGCGACCGGGCGGGTGCTCGCCGCGAAGTGGGGCGTGCCCGCGGTGGAGCTGTTCCCGTCCTTCGCCTACAACGACCACTGGTCGCTGGCGAAGTTCCTCGGCGAGGAAAACGGTTTCAGCGAGGAACACCCCGCCCGCGTCGCGTTCCGGGAGAAGATCGCCGAGCTGACGCAGGCCCACGGCGTCCCGGCGATCTCGCCGTCGGACTTCGCCATCGGGCGCGAGGAGTTCGCGCTGGCCTTCGTGGCCAAGGAATTCCAGTACCAGGGCGAAACCTTCGACGAGCACTTCGCGTTCGTCGGCCCGTGCCTGGGCGACCGGACGTTCCAGGGCGGCTGGGAGCCGCCGTCGGACGGCAAGCCCGTCCTGCTGGTTTCGCTCGGCACGGCGTTCAACGACCGGCCGGACTTCTTCAAGGCCGTCGTGGCGGCGTTCAGCGGTTCGGAGTGGCACGTCGTGCTGTCGATCGGCGCGCTCGACCCGGCCGCGCTCGGCGAGCTGCCGCCGAACGTCGAGACGCACGCCCAGGTGCCGCAGCTGGCGGTGCTGGAACACGCTTCGGCCTTCATCACCCACTCCGGGATGGGCGGGACGATGGAGGCGCTGTACTTCGACACGCCGATGGTGGCCCTGCCGCAGAGCGTCGAGCAGGCCGCGGTGGCCAACCGGGTCGCCGAACTCGGCCTCGGCACGAACCTGGCCGGCCGCGAGCCGACGCCCGAGCTGCTGCGGGACGCCGTGCGCTCGACGGCGGCCGACGGGCGGATCCGCGCCGCGGTCGCCGCGATGGGCGCGAAGGTGCGGGCCGCCGGTGGCGCGGTGCGCGCCGCCGACGAGCTCGAGCGGCACCTCAAGCACGTTTCCTGA
- a CDS encoding ABC transporter ATP-binding protein yields MPDAVVVRDLVKRYPKAERPAVDGLGFTIATGEVFGLLGPNGAGKTTTVSMLTTRALPTSGHAEVAGIDVVKHATAARQALAVVPQRNNLDQSLTVRQNLLFHAAYHGMGRAQRHRRAEELIEWMGLGPRAKARVDEMSGGQAQRVMIARALMHQPKVMFLDEPATGLDPQSRLFVHERVAELTAEGVTVVVTTHDMEEAAKLCDRVGIVDRGKLLALDTTDALTRSLPGNTTLTVGVSLAESPADAVGKELEQVPTVERVERLAAAGRAAADEKAVQFRLYTEAEPASLLPGVLAVLGRERCDVTGISFGKPTLEDVFISITGRDLR; encoded by the coding sequence GTGCCGGACGCTGTGGTGGTACGGGATCTCGTGAAGAGATACCCCAAAGCAGAACGGCCTGCGGTCGACGGCCTCGGTTTCACCATCGCCACCGGCGAGGTGTTCGGCCTGCTGGGCCCCAACGGCGCGGGCAAGACGACGACGGTCAGCATGCTGACCACCCGCGCGCTGCCGACGTCGGGCCACGCCGAGGTGGCGGGCATCGACGTCGTCAAGCACGCGACGGCGGCCCGCCAGGCGCTGGCCGTCGTGCCGCAGCGCAACAACCTCGACCAGTCGCTGACCGTGCGGCAGAACCTGCTGTTCCACGCCGCTTACCACGGCATGGGCCGGGCGCAGCGGCACCGCCGGGCCGAGGAGCTCATCGAGTGGATGGGCCTCGGCCCGCGGGCGAAGGCCAGGGTCGACGAGATGTCCGGCGGCCAGGCCCAGCGCGTGATGATCGCCCGCGCGCTGATGCACCAGCCGAAGGTGATGTTCCTGGACGAGCCGGCGACCGGGCTGGACCCGCAGTCGCGGCTGTTCGTGCACGAGCGCGTCGCCGAGCTGACGGCCGAGGGCGTCACGGTGGTGGTGACCACGCACGACATGGAGGAGGCGGCCAAGCTGTGCGACCGCGTCGGCATCGTCGACCGCGGCAAGCTGCTGGCGCTGGACACCACGGACGCGCTGACGCGGTCGCTGCCCGGCAACACGACGCTGACGGTGGGCGTGAGCCTGGCCGAGTCGCCCGCGGACGCCGTGGGCAAGGAACTCGAGCAGGTGCCGACGGTGGAGCGCGTCGAGCGGCTGGCCGCGGCCGGCCGGGCCGCCGCCGACGAGAAGGCCGTCCAGTTCCGCCTGTACACCGAAGCCGAACCGGCGTCGCTGCTGCCGGGCGTGCTGGCGGTGCTGGGCCGCGAGCGGTGCGACGTCACCGGCATCTCGTTCGGCAAGCCCACCCTCGAAGACGTGTTCATCTCCATCACCGGACGGGACCTCAGATGA
- a CDS encoding ABC transporter permease, with the protein MTAATVAQPQPQAQPGQARAFFAVLGRDFFVTGRELLPFLAQMLIQPLFLLFIFGKVLSQIGYAGAGYAQVLLPGMVAMNAFTGALQNTALPLVLDFSVTREIEDRLLAPLSIRLVAVEKMLFGAIRGIIAGLVMIPIGLLILDGVHWSPAALPGVAGVVALGSLAGAAVGMVLGTIVPPRHINLVFTILLVPLIFTGSGQFPWLSLSGLRWFQVICAANPLTYVSEALRRLVMPDQVQSIPLWISLLVMTVATLVFGAFGIRGFLKRALD; encoded by the coding sequence ATGACCGCCGCCACTGTCGCCCAGCCCCAGCCGCAAGCACAGCCGGGGCAGGCCCGCGCGTTCTTCGCCGTGCTGGGCCGCGACTTCTTCGTCACCGGCCGCGAGCTGCTGCCGTTCCTGGCCCAGATGCTGATCCAGCCGCTGTTCCTGCTGTTCATCTTCGGCAAGGTGCTGTCGCAGATCGGCTACGCGGGGGCGGGGTACGCCCAGGTGCTGCTGCCCGGCATGGTGGCGATGAACGCGTTCACCGGGGCCCTGCAGAACACGGCGCTGCCGCTGGTGCTGGACTTCTCGGTGACCAGGGAGATCGAGGACAGGCTGCTGGCGCCGTTGTCGATCCGGCTGGTCGCGGTGGAGAAGATGCTGTTCGGCGCGATCCGCGGCATCATCGCGGGCCTGGTGATGATCCCGATCGGCCTGCTCATCCTCGACGGCGTCCACTGGAGCCCGGCGGCCCTGCCGGGTGTCGCGGGGGTCGTCGCGCTGGGGTCGCTGGCGGGCGCGGCGGTGGGCATGGTGCTGGGGACGATCGTGCCGCCGCGGCACATCAACCTGGTGTTCACCATCCTGCTGGTGCCCCTGATCTTCACCGGGTCCGGTCAGTTCCCGTGGCTCAGCCTGTCCGGTTTGCGCTGGTTCCAGGTGATCTGCGCGGCCAACCCGCTGACGTACGTGTCGGAGGCCCTGCGCCGGCTGGTGATGCCGGACCAGGTCCAGTCCATCCCGCTGTGGATTTCCCTGCTCGTCATGACGGTGGCGACGCTGGTCTTCGGGGCGTTCGGCATCCGGGGCTTCCTGAAGCGGGCACTGGACTGA